In a genomic window of Labeo rohita strain BAU-BD-2019 chromosome 20, IGBB_LRoh.1.0, whole genome shotgun sequence:
- the si:ch211-245h14.1 gene encoding uncharacterized protein si:ch211-245h14.1 isoform X2, which produces MNSAGSSWFPRFSFTWGSTKEKGRDLRQQIHAISQSNVLDEANIDDAQILTLTREDLNELFPGIGNFQLRRTIMMLITEAVKDSLQPGPETFGRALKHLMQNNKSSDAAAHDVLKESLRAFQEVENQLKAAQAVLKPYIEVLNSLIEVSARKEDKDAEGSPSRRKLPNSFQTDMHSPTMPTPPEPKVRVHLLVCGRTLEAHKQIFGQLRGVQESHMSDCQLILAFCPVVSRAGTDIEEALRKIPANKPAVLVTMHHTFNANFPCPSFNPASSQGNLVEHVNVLFHDTHNGVFSCPTNDEAFNKLQSVINRYKFFPQTVNR; this is translated from the exons ATGAACAGCGCAGGGTCTTCTTGGTTTCCCAGATTCTCGTTTACATGGGGGTCCACAAAGGAAAAG GGAAGAGATCTTCGACAACAAATCCATGCAATCTCTCAGTCTAATGTCCTAGATG AGGCAAACATTGATGATGCTCAAATCCTTACTTTGACAAGAGAGGATCTGAATGAGCTTTTTCCAGGTATTGGGAACTTTCAGCTCAGAAGGACGATTATGATGCTTATCACAGAAGCAGTGAAG GATTCACTTCAACCTGGCCCGGAAACATTTGGCAGAGCGCTGAAGCATTTaatgcaaaacaacaaaagca GTGATGCCGCTGCACATGATGTTTTGAAGGAGTCACTTCGAGCTTTTCAAGAAGTGGAGAATCAGCTCAAAGCAGCACAGGCAGTTTTAAAACCATACATTGAGGTATTGAACAGTCTCATTGAGGTATCAGCTAGAAAAGAGGACAAGGATGCTGAGGGATCACCAAGCAGGAGAAAACTCCCAAACTCATTCCAAACAGATATGCACTCTCCAACCATGCCGACTCCTCCTG AGCCTAAAGTCAGAGTGCATCTGCTTGTGTGTGGTCGAACCTTGGAAGCTCACAAGCAAATTTTTGGACAGCTCAGGGGAGTTCAAGAGAGTCATATGTCTGACTGTCAGTTGATACTGGCCTTCTGTCCTGTGGTGTCACGAGCCGGAACTGACATTGAAGAGGCACTAAGGAAAATTCCAG CTAATAAACCAGCAGTCCTGGTGACGATGCACCATACCTTCAATGCTAACTTCCCGTGTCCCAGCTTCAATCCTGCATCTTCTCAAGGGAACCTTGTGGAACATGTTAATGTGCTCTTCCATGACACACATAACGGTGTTTTTAGTTGTCCAACAAATGACGAAGCATTTAACAAACTTCAGTCTGTCATAAACCGCTACAAGTTCTTTCCTCAAACTGTCAATCGTTGA
- the si:ch211-245h14.1 gene encoding uncharacterized protein si:ch211-245h14.1 isoform X1, which yields MNSAGSSWFPRFSFTWGSTKEKKGRDLRQQIHAISQSNVLDEANIDDAQILTLTREDLNELFPGIGNFQLRRTIMMLITEAVKDSLQPGPETFGRALKHLMQNNKSSDAAAHDVLKESLRAFQEVENQLKAAQAVLKPYIEVLNSLIEVSARKEDKDAEGSPSRRKLPNSFQTDMHSPTMPTPPEPKVRVHLLVCGRTLEAHKQIFGQLRGVQESHMSDCQLILAFCPVVSRAGTDIEEALRKIPANKPAVLVTMHHTFNANFPCPSFNPASSQGNLVEHVNVLFHDTHNGVFSCPTNDEAFNKLQSVINRYKFFPQTVNR from the exons ATGAACAGCGCAGGGTCTTCTTGGTTTCCCAGATTCTCGTTTACATGGGGGTCCACAAAGGAAAAG AAGGGAAGAGATCTTCGACAACAAATCCATGCAATCTCTCAGTCTAATGTCCTAGATG AGGCAAACATTGATGATGCTCAAATCCTTACTTTGACAAGAGAGGATCTGAATGAGCTTTTTCCAGGTATTGGGAACTTTCAGCTCAGAAGGACGATTATGATGCTTATCACAGAAGCAGTGAAG GATTCACTTCAACCTGGCCCGGAAACATTTGGCAGAGCGCTGAAGCATTTaatgcaaaacaacaaaagca GTGATGCCGCTGCACATGATGTTTTGAAGGAGTCACTTCGAGCTTTTCAAGAAGTGGAGAATCAGCTCAAAGCAGCACAGGCAGTTTTAAAACCATACATTGAGGTATTGAACAGTCTCATTGAGGTATCAGCTAGAAAAGAGGACAAGGATGCTGAGGGATCACCAAGCAGGAGAAAACTCCCAAACTCATTCCAAACAGATATGCACTCTCCAACCATGCCGACTCCTCCTG AGCCTAAAGTCAGAGTGCATCTGCTTGTGTGTGGTCGAACCTTGGAAGCTCACAAGCAAATTTTTGGACAGCTCAGGGGAGTTCAAGAGAGTCATATGTCTGACTGTCAGTTGATACTGGCCTTCTGTCCTGTGGTGTCACGAGCCGGAACTGACATTGAAGAGGCACTAAGGAAAATTCCAG CTAATAAACCAGCAGTCCTGGTGACGATGCACCATACCTTCAATGCTAACTTCCCGTGTCCCAGCTTCAATCCTGCATCTTCTCAAGGGAACCTTGTGGAACATGTTAATGTGCTCTTCCATGACACACATAACGGTGTTTTTAGTTGTCCAACAAATGACGAAGCATTTAACAAACTTCAGTCTGTCATAAACCGCTACAAGTTCTTTCCTCAAACTGTCAATCGTTGA
- the znf512 gene encoding zinc finger protein 512, translating into MYEVVSPRGRIMDQTQDNMSATCVPSKRKMPKSKLNPQTSDAMKDLGREAEGSGLKPSKFKNEGTSSQKIKRTYTRKKYHDLQPVIMRPTEDSDHGSSCSSVITSTLVNGSESQYMHTDHTSRVMEKAGGSSSDKLIETDFKMKKKHKMEETDQPSLKKYIEEVKQTVPVIVPVAQFTQRNQIMDSTQEQKSSQHAKKESPVYPPGSQEEKWQLQILAKGRVSCPKCKSVGRKTVDGLKKHLETCKLNPFTCPHCGKQLKTSTGMKYHLMADHNNLPIPDTGNDLVDQAVKEKLRKVLKRMGKLKCSKEGCTGSFTSIMGYVYHMKKCGKEASELEKLLMNCKHCGKAYRSRAGLEYHLKNEHSPMTQESEVEEVKTQKEPIPERTQSGRAKRVSAQVAVFHLREIASEELLKEWPKRKVQRDLVPDDRKLKYSRPGLPAFSQETLRKWKNEVKLHKKVQCPNKGCNCFYTSVSGLKAHLGLCTLGEFETGKYKCLICKKEFNSESGVKYHINSIHSQDWFVVRSKSKSSKLDKLNKTLPKEDSVRCPDLSFPQVPSTWQDRQTSAVPMSSGTATPGRVETKRKEGQNKQKEKESRQEKDCYEFSGSDSPSSSSSSESSSSESEAEDSATHTHDKWALSRPLTKQVASQQPGSDP; encoded by the exons ATGTATGAAGTGGTTTCACCGAGAGGACG GATCATGGATCAGACCCAGGATAACATGTCTGCCACATGTGTACCCAGCAAGAGAAAAATGCCAAAATCAAAACTAAACCCCCAAACATCAG ATGCCATGAAAGATTTGGGTAGAGAGGCTGAAGGTAGTGGACTAAAACCATCCAAA TTTAAGAACGAGGGGACAAGCTCTCAGAAAATAAAGAGGACTTACACCAGAAAAAA GTACCATGATCTCCAGCCTGTTATTATGAGACCCACGGAGGATTCAGACCATGGGTCATCTTGCAGTTCAGTTATAACATCTACTCTGGTCAATGGTTCGGAAAGCCAGTATATGCACACTGACCACACCAGCAGAGTGATGGAAAAAGCCGGTGGATCCAGTTCGGACAAGTTAATAGAGACAG ATTTTAAGATGAAGAAGAAGCACAAGATGGAGGAAACTGATCAGCCCtctttaaaaaagtacattgAGGAAGTAAAACAAACAG tACCTGTTATAGTTCCTGTTGCTCAGTTCACTCAGAGAAATCAGATAATGGACAGCACACAGGAGCAGAAATCATCTCAGCACGCCAAGAAGGAGTCACCTGTTTATCCACCAG gaaGTCAGGAGGAAAAATGGCAGCTTCAGATATTGGCAAAGGGTAGAGTAAGCTGTCCAAAATGCAAAAGTGTTGGAAGAAAGACAGTGGATGGGTTAAAGAAACACTTGGAAACCTGCAAACTG AATCCTTTTACATGTCCACACTGTGGGAAACAATTGAAAACTTCAACGGGAATGAAGTACCACCTCATGGCTGACCATAACAACTTG CCCATCCCAGATACTGGGAATGACCTAGTTGACCAAGCAGTGAAGGAGAAATTACGAAAAGTATTGAAGAGGATGGgcaaattaaaatgttcaaaagag GGTTGCACTGGAAGTTTCACTAGTATAATGGGTTATGTGTACCACATGAAGAAATGCGGCAAAGAGGCATCAGAGCTGGAGAAGCTCTTAATGAACTGCAAGCACTGTGGAAAAGCATATCGTTCCAGAGCGGGCCTGGAGTACCACCTCAAGAACGAACACAGTCCA ATGACACAAGAAAGTGAAGTAGAAGAGGTGAAGACACAGAAAGAGCCCATCCCAGAGCGGACACAGAGCGGACGGGCCAAGCGCGTGTCGGCGCAGGTGGCCGTGTTCCACCTGAGGGAGATCGCCAGTGAGGAGCTGCTGAAGGAATGGCCCAAAAGGAAAGTGCAGCGAGACCTGGTACCAGACGACAGGAAG CTGAAGTATTCTCGTCCAGGGTTGCCAGCCTTTAGCCAGGAGACTCTACGGAAGTGGAAGAATGAAGTCAAACTGCATAAAAAAGTGCAGTGTCCAAACAAG GGATGTAATTGCTTCTATACCAGCGTATCTGGCCTGAAGGCTCATCTTGGGCTATGTACCTTG GGAGAATTTGAAACTGGGAAATATAAATGCTTGATATGTAAGAAAGAATTCAACTCTGAAAGTGGAGTCAAGTACCACATTAATTCCATTCATTCTCAG GATTGGTTTGTCGTTCGATCCAAGTCTAAGAGTTCAAAGCTAGATAAACTTAATAAAACTCTGCCAAAGGAAGATTCCGTGAGGTGTCCAGACCTCAGTTTTCCCCAGGTACCCAGCACCTGGCAGGATAGACAGACGTCAGCGGTGCCCATGTCAAGTGGAACAGCAACCCCGGGAAGAGTGGAAACAAAGAGGAAGGAGGGGCAAAACAAACAGAAGGAGAAGGAAAGCAGACAGGAGAAAGACTGCTATGAGTTCAGCGGCAGTGACAGTCCCAGCAGTAGCAGCAGTAGTGAGAGCTCCAGCAGCGAGTCAGAGGCCGAGGActcagcaacacacacacatgacaAATGGGCCCTCAGCAGGCCCCTTACAAAGCAAGTGGCTAGCCAGCAACCTGGGAGTGATCCATAA